A part of Salmo salar chromosome ssa18, Ssal_v3.1, whole genome shotgun sequence genomic DNA contains:
- the ccdc149a gene encoding coiled-coil domain-containing protein 149: protein MNSSKRSESDWQGLVSEFLVCKRKLDSKKEALLILSKELDTCQQERDQYKLMANQLREHHQGLKKKYRELIDGDPSLPPEKRNQVNLAQLLRNARERGKQLAEEVKELNQRLAEAQGDNKLLRMTITRQRLGDEEVGARHFPAHEREDLVHQLEKAGLQMEELENSVKALTDELEDVKAERGVFSEKAERLNLELNHILGGHETRIIDVDALCMENRYLHERFNQVQEEVNLLKSNIMKYKTALERRKSSKLSGKSNSSALTGVLSAKQVQELLSEEQGCSLPATPQSISDLKSLATALLETIHEKNLVIQHQRHTNRILGNRVAELERKLKTLEVSGLWSLPGGRDNIMLSESQRPELLSPSITPCPPQPHTHAATQPPKDDRMGASSWERATAGGDFGADGVGGEGAPEPSDGAEANCICLSDRRGVEIVTLSEEQAAAELDEGQSPVEEEGHEVKVDEDEELGSTVEEGEEAALALDAPPLEAESDLDNLPQLPVRQTTINDTLEAGHSTCHDQAVEPTGLPDTRCL, encoded by the exons TTCCTGGTGTGTAAGCGTAAGCTGGACAGCAAGAAGGAGGCCCTCCTGATCCTGTCCAAAGAGCTGGACACCTGtcaacaggagagagaccagtacaAGCTGATGGCCAACCAGCTGCGAGAACACCACCAAGGACTCAAGAAGAAGTACAGGGAGCTCATT gATGGAGATCCTTCTTTACCACCTGAAAAACGCAACCAG GTGAACTTGGCTCAGCTGTTGAGAAATGCAAGGGAGCGAGGGAAACAGCTTGCCgaggaggtgaaggagctgaaTCAGAGACTGGCAGAGGCCCAGGGGGATAACAAG CTGCTGAGGATGACAATCACTAGACAGAGGCTGGGGGATGAGGAGGTGGGGGCACGCCACTTCCCCGCCCATGAGAGAGAAGACCTGGTCCACCAACTGGAGAAGGCAGGGCTACAG atGGAGGAGCTGGAGAACAGTGTTAAGGCACTGACTGACGAGCTGGAGGACGTTAAGGCAGAGCGTGGCGTGTTCAGCGAGAAGGCTGAGCGCCTCAACCTGGAGCTCAACCATATCCTGGGTGGCCACGAGACCCGGATCATCGATGTGGATGCCCTCTGTATGGAGAACAG GTATTTACATGAGAGGTTCAACCAAGTCCAAGAGGAGGTGAACTTGCTGAAGTCTAACATCATGAAATACAAG ACTGcgttggagaggaggaagagctcTAAATTGTCTGGGAAGTCCAACAGCAGTGCTCTAACAGGAGTCCTCTCTGCCAAACAAG TGCAGGAGTTGTTGTCTGAGGAGCAGGGCTGCAGTCTCCCGGCCACGCCCCAGTCCATCTCTGACCTAAAGTCCCTGGCCACAGCCCTGCTGGAGACCATCCATGAGAAGAACCTGGTCATTCAGCACCAGAGACACACCAACCG GATTCTGGGGAATAGAGTTGCTGAGCTGGAGAGGAAGTTGAAGACATTAGAGGTGTCCGGCTTGTGGAGTCTTCCAG GGGGACGAGACAACATTATGCTGAGCGAGAGCCAGCGACCCGAGCTCCTATCGCCCAGCATCACGCCGTGCCCACCTCAGCCCCACACGCACGCAGCAACGCAGCCACCTAAAG ACGACAGAATGGGAGCATCGTCGTGGGAACGGGCCACAGCTGGCGGTGACTTTGGCGCAGATGGCGTCGGCGGGGAGGGCGCACCCGAGCCCAGTGACGGGGCGGAGGCTAACTGCATCTGCCTGAGTGACAGGCGGGGAGTGGAGATTGTGACGCTGTCGGAGGAGCAGGCTGCCGCGGAGCTGGACGAGGGGCAGAGTCCCGTGGAGGAGGAGGGGCATGAGGTGAAAGTGGACGAGGACGAGGAGCTGGGCTCcacagtggaggagggagaggaggcggCCCTGGCGCTCGACGCCCCGCCCTTAGAGGCGGAGTCAGACTTGGATAACCTCCCACAGCTGCCTGTAAGGCAAACTACCATAAATGACACCCTTGAGGCGGGTCATTCAACCTGCCATGATCAAGCAGTGGAGCCTACCGGACTCCCTGACACAAGATGCCTCTAA